In the Serinus canaria isolate serCan28SL12 chromosome 22, serCan2020, whole genome shotgun sequence genome, one interval contains:
- the ADGRA2 gene encoding adhesion G protein-coupled receptor A2, with protein MRRAAALVLLAAALSGPGADARSCPALSLGCKCAAERAKAGGGPGAPRRRVVCSSGGLPAPPEPRLLPEGTVTLLLSNNKITVLENGSFFGLRALEKLDLKNNLISTVQPGAFLGLPELKRLDLSNNRIGCLSASVFQGLANLLRLNMSGNIFSSLPPGVFDELPSLKVVDFATEYLTCDCNLRWVLRWARERPAQISERTACAFPRQLRGVALRGARDGQLRCAGAPELHTHHLIPSLRQVVFQGDRLPFQCTATYLDNSTQIRWFHNREPVREDEQTGVIVEESLIHDCTFITSELILSNIHVSANGEWECAVSTSQGNVSKKVEIVVLETSASYCPAERVTNNRGDFRWPRTLAGITAYQPCLQHPFAAGPAGAGSAGEKQAWRRCDRTGRWEDGDYSHCLYTNDITRVLYTFVLMPINASNALTLAHQLRVYTAEAANFSDMVDVLYVAQMIEKFIGYVDQIKQLTDVIVEMASNIMLVDDHILWMSQKEEKACTSIVRSLERIAAHTLGSNSQHMAVNSRNIAFEAYVVKPESYVGLSCVAFQRWDGSPTPPGRPPPAERGAEPTPDQQLRLRCTTGRPNISLSSFHIKNSIALASIQLPPSLFASPAPATPGADCKLQLLVFRNGKLFCSTGNSSRLADDGKRRSVATPVIYAGTYGCGVGNLSEPVAVSLRHPGEGTDPVAAYWNFEVLGGMGGWSAEGCQLAAREPNVTSLHCRHLSNVAVLMELSGFPSEAQGAVEVLHPAMYTCTAVLLLCLFTTIITYIVHHGTILIPRKGWHMLLNLCFHIAMTAAVFAGGITLTGYRAVCQAVGIILHYSSLSTLLWMAVKARVLYKELTWKAPQQPDRDTSQAAPRPMLRFYLIAGGIPLIICGITAAVNIQNYHDNNPYCWLVWRPSLGAFYVPVAFILLVTWIYFLCAGLSLQCRPSHQKDIPEPLEPPPRLGATSDFLTDSGSISVTLNSGPPCPEGDGVYSLRVQFWALVATHALYVALWTFGAMAVSQRWYLSIVFSCLYGVTAVTLGLFIFIHHCLRRRDVLSSWFSCCPSYRNALPMQAYVHPGLGPEDGSQVFIGCEPEAARSGASSSSSPSSAGSAGGRCKLTNLQVAQSQAESRPPPCPEPDAADGKPVRHTSNLHGRRSHRGRTKPCRDGKHHRLKMLRGPSEHPSSESGSLHNSHSESYPSGRTSPASGGRSRVPQDGDALPSPSEGSDGGRRVPDFAEARRRSGSRDNLRPGGGTEREAKRRSYPLNVGSHNGGLKGSKYDINLASADSVAGMKTGLWKSETTV; from the exons atGCGGCGGGCGGCGGCGTTGGTGCTGCTGGCGGCGGCGCTGAGCGGCCCCGGGGCCGATGCGCGGAGCTGCCCCGcgctcagcctgggctgcaaGTGCGCGGCCGAGCGGGCCAAGgcgggcggcggccccggcgctcCCCGGCGGAGGGTGGTCTGCAGCAGCGGGGGGCTCCCCGCGCCGCCCGAGCCGCGCCTGCTGCCCGAGGGCACCGTCACGCT gctgctgaGCAACAACAAGATCACGGTGCTGGAGAACGGCTCCTTCTTCGGGCTGCGGGCTCTGGAGAAGCT GGACCTGAAGAACAACCTGATCAGCACGGTCCAGCCAGGCGCCTTCCTCGGCCTCCCCGAGCTGAAGCGGCT GGACCTCTCCAACAACCGCATCGGCTGCCTGAGTGCCAGCGTCTTCCAGGGCCTCGCCAACCTCCTCCGGCT GAACATGTCCGGAAACATCttctccagcctccctcccGGTGTCTTTGACGAGCTCCCCTCCCTGAAAGTCGT GGACTTTGCCACCGAGTACCTGACGTGCGACTGCAACCTGCGCTGGGTGCTGCGCTGGGCCCGCGAGCGGCCGGCACAGATCTCGGAGCGCACGGCGTGCGCCTTCCCCCGGCAGCTGCGCGGCGTGGCCCTGCGAGGGGCGCGGGACGGGCAGCTCCGCTGCG CGGGAGCCCCGGAGCTGCACACCCACCACCTGATCCCGTCGCTGCGCCAGGTGGTTTTCCAGGGCGACCGGCTGCCCTTCCAGTGCACGGCCACGTACCTGGACAACAGCACGCAGATCCGCTGGTTCCACAACCGCGAGCCTGTGCGGGAGGATGAGCAGACGGGCGTCATTGTGGAGGAGAGTCTCATCCACGACTGCACCTTCATCACCAg CGAGCTCATCCTCTCCAACATCCACGTCTCCGCCAATGGCGAGTGGGAATGCGCCGTCTCCACCTCCCAGGGCAACGTCAGCAAGAAGGTGGAGATCGTGGTGCTGGAGACCTCTGCATCCTACTGCCCTGCTGAGCGGGTCACCAACAACCGCGGGGACTTCAG GTGGCCCCGCACCCTGGCGGGGATCACGGCCtaccagccctgcctgcagcacccgttcgccgcggggccggcgggcgCGGGCTCGGCGGGCGAGAAGCAAGCGTGGCGGCGCTGTGACCGCACCGGGCGCTGGGAGGACGGCGACTACTCCCACTGCCTCTACACCAACGACATCACCCGTGTGCTCTACACCTTCGTGCTG ATGCCCATCAATGCCTCCAATGCCCTGACCCTGGCTCACCAGCTCCGCGTCTACACGGCCGAGGCAGCCAACTTCTCAGACATGGTTGATGTCCTCTACGTGGCCCAGATGATAGAGAAGTTTATTGGCTACGTGGACCAGATCAAGCAG ctgacAGACGTGATCGTGGAGATGGCCAGCAACATCATGCTGGTGGACGACCACATCCTGTGGATGTCCCAGAAGGAGGAGAAGGCCTGCACCAGCATCGTGCGCTCCCTGGAGAGGATTGCGGCCCACACGCTGGGCAGCAACTCCCAGCACATGGCAGTG AACTCTCGCAACATCGCCTTCGAGGCATACGTGGTGAAGCCTGAGAGCTacgtggggctgagctgtgtggcGTTCCAGCGGTGGGACGGGAGCCCGACCCCCCCAGGACGGCCCCCCCCGGCCGAGCGGGGGGCTGAGCCCACGCCCgaccagcagctcaggctgcgCTGCACCACGGGGCGCCCCAACATCTCCCTGAGCAGCTTCCACATCAAG AACAGCATCGCCCTGGCCTCCATCCAGCTGCCACCCAGCTTGTTCGCCAGCCCCGCCCCAGCCACGCCAGGGGCCGACTGcaagctccagctgctggtctTCCGTAACGGGAAACTCTTCTGCAGCACCGGGAACTCCTCCCGCCTGGCCGACGATGGCAAACGCCGCAGCGTGGCCACCCCGGTCATCTATGCCGGGACCT atgGCTGTGGAGTGGGGAACCTGTCAGAGCCGGTGGCTGTGTCCCTGCGACACCCCGGGGAGGGCACGGACCCAGTGGCTGCGTACTGGAACTTCGAGGTGCTGGGGGGCATGGGGGGCTGGAGCGCCGAGGGGTGCCAGCTGGCTGCCCGTGAGCCCAATGTCACCTCCCTGCACTGCCGGCACCTCAGCAACGTGGCCGTGCTCATG gagctcagtgGGTTCCCCAGCGAGGCACAAGGCGCTGTGGAGGTGCTGCACCCGGCCATGTACACCTGCACGgccgtgctgctgctctgcctcttcaCCACCATCATCACCTACATCGTCCATCACGG CACCATCCTCATCCCGCGGAAGGGCTGGCACATGCTGCTTAACCTGTGCTTCCACATCGCCATGACGGCCGCCGTCTTCGCGGGAGGCATCACCCTCACCGGCTACCGGGCCGTGTGCCAGGCC GTCGGCATCATCTTGCACTACTCGTCCCTCTCCACGCTGCTCTGGATGGCGGTGAAAGCCCGAGTGCTCTACAAGGAGCTGACCTGGAAAGCGCCACAGCAGCCGGACAGGGACACGTCCCAGGCAGCCCCCAGACCCATGCTGCG GTTCTACCTGATCGCCGGCGGGATCCCCCTCATCATCTGTGGGATCACAGCAGCTGTCAACATCCAAAACTACCACGACAACAACCCCTA ctgctggctggtgTGGCGGCCCAGCCTGGGCGCTTTCTACGTTCCCGTGGCTTTCATCCTGCTCGTCACCTGGATTTatttcctctgtgctgggctcagcctccAGTGCCGACCCTCGCACCAGAAAGACATCCCGGAGCCGCTGGAGCCCCCGCCGCGGCTGGGGGCCACCAGTGACTTCCTGACAGACTCTGGCTCCATCTCGGTGACACTGAACTCGGGGCCACCCTGCCCCGAGGGGGATGGTGTCTACTCTCTGCGGGTGCAGTTCTGGGCTCTGGTGGCCACCCACGCTCTGTACGTGGCCCTGTGGACGTTCGGCGCCATGGCCGTGTCCCAGCGCTGGTACCTGAGCATCGTCTTCAGCTGCCTCTACGGCGTCACCGCCGTGACGCTGGGGCTCTTCATCTTCATCCATCACTGCCTGAGGCGCCGGGACGTGCTCAGCTCCTGGTTCTCCTGCTGCCCGTCGTACCGGAACGCGCTGCCCATGCAGGCCTACGTGCACCCCGGGCTGGGGCCGGAGGACGGCTCGCAGGTCTTCATCGGCTGCGAGCCAGAGGCCGCTCGCTCCggcgcctcctcctcctcctcgcccaGCAGCGCCGGCTCTGCCGGGGGCCGCTGCAAGCTCACCAACCTGCAGGTAGCCCAGAGCCAGGCGGAATCGCGGCCGCCGCCCTGCCCGGAGCCGGACGCTGCCGACGGGAAGCCCGTCAGGCACACCAGCAACCTGCACGGCCGCAGGAGCCACCGGGGCAGAACTAAGCCGTGCCGGGACGGGAAGCACCACCGCTTGAAAATGCTGCGGGGCCCCTCGGAGCACCCATCCAGCGAGAGCGGCAGCCTCCACAACAGCCACTCCGAGAGCTACCCCAGCGGCAGGACCAGCCCGGCCAGCGGCGGCAGGTCGCGGGTGCCGCAGGACGGGGACGCGCTCCCCAGCCCCTCGGAGGGCAGCGACGGCGGGCGGAGGGTGCCTGACTTCGCCGAGGCTCGCCGGAGGAGCGGCAGCCGGGACAACCTGCGGCCGGGCGGTGGCACCGAGAGGGAGGCGAAGCGCCGCTCCTACCCCCTCAATGTGGGCAGCCACAACGGTGGCCTCAAGGGCAGCAAGTACGACATCAACCTGGCCAGCGCCGACAGCGTGGCCGGCATGAAGACCGGCCTCTGGAAGAGCGAAACCACCGTGTGA
- the PLPBP gene encoding pyridoxal phosphate homeostasis protein has protein sequence MWRAGMAAGDGLGPALRAVTEQVQQAAARRPQGLPAVQPRLVAVSKTKPAEMVMEAYSHGQRSFGENYVQELLEKASDSRILSSCPDIKWHFIGHLQKNNVNKLIAVPNLFMLETVDSVKLADRVNSSWQKKGSPQRLKVMVQVNTSGEDSKHGLAPGDTTAAVEHVITKCPSLEFVGLMTIGSFGHDLSKGPNPDFQVLLSLRQEVCEKLNLPLDKVELSMGMSTDFQHAIEVGSTNVRIGSTIFGERDYSNKTTGGKAPAGGGGQTEAVTVQGH, from the exons atGTGGAGAGCGGGCATGGCCGCCGGGGACGGGCTGGGCCCGGCGCTCCGCGCCGTCACCGAGCAGGTGCAGCaagcggcggcgcggcggccgcAG GGGCTCCCGGCCGTGCAGCCGCGGCTCGTGGCCGTCAGCAAGACCAAGCCAGCAGAGATGGTGATGGAGGCCTACAGCCACGGGCAGCGCAGCTTCGGGGAGAACTAC gttcaggagctgctggaaaaggcatCAGACTCCAGG ATTCTCTCATCCTGTCCAGACATCAAGTGGCATTTCATTGGCCACCTGCAGAAGAACAATGTCAACAAGCTGATTG ctgtcccaaaCCTGTTCATGTTGGAAACAGTGGATTCTGTGAAACTGGCAGACAGAGTCAACAGCTCGTGGCAGAAAAAAGGATCACCCCAGAGGCTGAAGGTCATGGTGCAAGTTAACACCAGCGGGGAGGACA GCAAGCATGGCCTTGCCCCCGGGGACACCACGGCTGCTGTGGAGCACGTCATCACCAAGTGCCCCAGCCTGGAATTCGTGGGGCTGATGACCATTGGCAGCTTTGGGCACGACCTCAGTAAGGGGCCAAATCCTGACTTCCAG gtgctgctgtccctgaggcAGGAGGTGTGTGAGAAGCTGAACCTGCCCCTGGACAAGGTGGAGCTGAGCATGGGCATGTCCACGGACTTCCAGCACGCA ATAGAGGTTGGATCCACCAACGTCAGGATTGGGAGCACCATCTTTGGAGAGCGGGATTATTCCAACAAAACCACTGGGGGCAAGGCCCCTGCTGGGGGTGGAGGCCAAACAGAGGCTGTGACAGTGCAAGGGCACTAA
- the BRF2 gene encoding transcription factor IIIB 50 kDa subunit, translated as MAARGRCPECGSESLVEDAHYTQQQLVCAACGCVLSEGLLTTTYTDEEHLREVAYSQSTGQKEQLSRCLQRGIRRVQDLCKVLQLPAAFEETAVSYFQRALQLPAFHLVSLEKKELLGGCCVLVTCRQHRWPLTMGTVCSLLYAKQELFASVFLSLQRELGLSVPALSLADLVTTHLSSFRLVQPTASIPAPFLEDKEKLLARTMAIVELASDTWLVTGRHPVPVVTAAAFLAWQSLRPGPRLSCPLARFCRLAGVELPPPAQLRLRELLEILLAMASQLSWLRGLQLDKKTVVKHIGDLLQHRLFLLKRAFSQQDGQEQQDTGLGMGSVSQGCQGSVSQGSLDKDSVNKDSSSQDSVSQDFLDKDSMNKDSPGQGSVSQGCLGQDSTSQGSLNNGSLGKDSSGKGSAGQGSVSQGSLDKSSLDKDSLGQDSTSQGSVSQVCLGQGSVGPGSLNKDSVNKDSPGQDSPGQGPRSSPAVPQQQGCPSAGQQQQRGTLRPLLPPCLIHPRKRLRAAALSAPGVAVTGDEPISDSEIEQYLRSPEEIHAFRKAKAWS; from the exons ATGGCGGCGCGGGGCCGGTGCCCCGAGTGCGGCTCGGAGTCGCTGGTGGAGGACGCGCACTACACGCAGCAGCAGCTGGTCTGTGCCGCCTGCGGCTGCGTCCTGTCCGAGGGGCTCCTCACCACCACCTACACCGACGAAGAGCATCTGCGGG AGGTCGCCTATTCCCAGAGCACTGgccagaaggagcagctgagccgCTGCCTGCAGCGAG GGATCCGGCGGGTCCAGGACCTCtgcaaggtgctgcagctgccagcagcctttGAGGAAACGGCTGTGTCCTACTTCcagagggctctgcagctgcctgccttCCACctggtcagcctggagaagaaggagctgctggggggttGCTGTGTGCTGGTGACGTGCCGGCAGCACCGCTGGCCGCTGACCATGGGCACCGTGTGCTCCCTGCTCTACGCCAAGCAGGAGCTCTTTGCCAGCGTCTTCCTGAGcctgcagagggagctggggctctccGTGCCCGCCCTGAGCCTGGCAGACCTGGTGACAACGCACCTGAGCAG CTTCCGGCTGGTCCAGCCCACTGCCAGCATCCCTGCGCCCTTCCTGGAGGacaaggagaagctgctggccCGGACCATGGCCATTGTGGAGCTGGCCAGTGACACGTGGCTGGTGACCGGGCGGCACCCCGTGCCCGTGGTGACGGCCGCGGCGTTCCTGGCCTGGCAGTCGCTGCGGCCCGGCCCGCGCCTCTCGTGCCCCTTGGCGCGGTTCTGCCGCCTGGCAGGGGTGGAGCTGCCGCCCCCGGCCCAgctgaggctgagggagctgctggagatccTGCTGGCAATggcctcccagctctcctggctgcgTGGCCTCCAGCTGGACAAGAAGACGGTGGTGAAGCACATCGGGGACCTGCTGCAGCATCGGCTGTTCCTGCTGAAACGCGCCTTCAGCCAGCAggatgggcaggagcagcaggacacgGGCCTGGGCATGGGCTCtgtgagccagggctgccagggctctgtgagCCAGGGCTCCCTGGATAAGGACTCTGTGAATAAGGACTCCTCAAGCCAGGATTCTGTGAGCCAGGACTTCCTGGATAAGGACTCTATGAATAAGGACTCCCCAGGCCAGGGCTCtgtgagccagggctgcctgggccAGGATTCCACAAGCCAGGGCTCCCTGAATAATGGCTCCCTGGGTAAGGACTCCTCAGGCAAGGGCTCTGCAGGCCAGGGCTCTGTGAGCCAGGGCTCCCTGGATAAAAGCTCCCTGGATAAGGACTCCTTAGGCCAGGATTCCACAAGCCAGGGCTCCGTGAGCCAGGTCTGCCTAGGCCAGGGCTCTGTGGGCCCAGGCTCCCTGAATAAGGACTCTGTGAATAAGGACTCCCCAGGCCAGGACTCCCCAGGCCAGGGCCCCCgcagctctcctgcagtgccacagcagcagggctgtccctcggcagggcagcagcagcagaggggcacCCTGAGGCCCCTGCTCCCCCCCTGCCTCATCCACCCCAGGAAGAGGCTGCGGGCGGCGGCTCTGAGCGCCCCGGGTGTGGCTGTGACAGGCGACGAGCCCATCTCGGACAGCGAGATCGAGCAGTACCTGCGGAGCCCCGAGGAGATCCACGCCTTCAGGAAGGCCAAGGCCTGGTCCTGA